From the Coffea eugenioides isolate CCC68of chromosome 1, Ceug_1.0, whole genome shotgun sequence genome, the window CACcaaactttccaaatttgccccgAGCTAGTGATCATGGAGCGCAAAAGGATAAGAAGGTTTATTCAAGAGTTAAATGTAGAAATCCAAGAATCCCTAGCAGCCGCCCAGACCACCACTTTTACGGATGCCTTGGATAAGACACAGAGGGTAGAGAATGTTAAGTCTCAATCTAAAGCTTTTCATGCTAGAAAGAGAGGTAATCCAAGTAATGCCTCTGGATCGTCCGAGAAATCTACCCAACCCCTTAAGATGGGAAGAGGGGATGGAGGAGTGAGGATACTAAGAAAACCAGGAGGAGCTCCATCAAGGGGAGCCCTACCAAAAGGAAATCAGAGTGGACGAGCTCAGCAAAAAGGGAATTCTTAAGCTAATCAGGCCGTGACTCCTCGTGtgacttgtggatactgtggcaagcCTAACCACACTGAGGCCGAGTGCTGGAGAAAGTACGGAAAATGTCTGATCTGCAGTAGTGCCGAGTATCAGATTTCGAGTTGCCCTAGTGCCTCTAAGGAAGGAGGAAATACTCAGCAGCCTGCTAGATCCGCTTCAAAGCAATCGAGTGCCGAAGGGAGCCGACCAAAAGTGCCAGTTAGGGTTTACGCCTTAGACAACCAGCAAATCCCTAACTCAACTGAAGTGGTAGAAGATACGATCCCCATTTTTCATCGCCTAActaaggttttaattgatcccggGGCAACCGATTCATTCGTAGATCTTAACTTTATGAAGGGTATAGATGTAATGTGTGATTTCTTGCCTTTTGATTTGGAAGTTAAGACTCCTATGGGGAACCAGTGCCAAATTGCTAATAAAATttatagaaattgtgagatttggaTTGGTGAGAGGAAATTGTTGGAAGATTTAATGAGTCTAAcaattaagggatatgatgcGATGCTtgggatggattggttagctcgATACCAAACTCAATTGGATTGTAAGATGAAATTAGTAGAGTTGCACATTCCGGGGAAAGCAACTTTGAAGTTAGATGTGAGGGGTAGACTAGCATCGTCTGCTTTAATCTCAGGGATTCGAGCTAGGAAATTGTTGAGTAGTGGGGCTAAAGGATATCTAATCTTTCTTATAAATACACCTGaggataaagtgaagttggaaAACGTTCCAGTAGTGAAGGAATTTTTCGATTTCTTTCCCGAGAAATTAGAGACGTTGCCTCCAGAGAGAGAAATAGTGTTTAAAATTGATGTAGCTCCGGGGAtggcacctatctctaagacgcctTACAGGATGGCTCCAActgaattaaaagaattgaagttgCAGTTACTAGATTTATTAGGATGA encodes:
- the LOC113769205 gene encoding uncharacterized protein LOC113769205, coding for MERKRIRRFIQELNVEIQESLAAAQTTTFTDALDKTQRVENVKSQSKAFHARKRGNPSNASGSSEKSTQPLKMGRGDGGAVTPRVTCGYCGKPNHTEAECWRKYGKCLICSSAEYQISSCPSASKEGGNTQQPARSASKQSSAEGSRPKVPVRVYALDNQQIPNSTEVVEDTIPIFHRLTKVLIDPGATDSFVDLNFMKGIDVMCDFLPFDLEVKTPMGNQCQIANKIYRNCEIWIGERKLLEDLMSLTIKGYDAMLGMDWLARYQTQLDCKMKLVELHIPGKATLKLDVRGRLASSALISGIRARKLLSSGAKGYLIFLINTPEDKVKLENVPVVKEFFDFFPEKLETLPPEREIVFKIDVAPGMAPISKTPYRMAPTELKELKLQLLDLLG